In one window of Burkholderia cepacia ATCC 25416 DNA:
- a CDS encoding sensor histidine kinase: MYSILPAFVSALFLGFGLYVLATKGLTRVSVPFVLMCAATFVWQGTWAFLFQTTDADVANLLVKAGYLFILFLPTTFYHFVTEIVSRRDERPFMFASYGLCVLLAILLVTGNGVVDGFRLHFFGPYPKAGPLHPLHVVQTVLLVGRSGWLLIEARRQTRARDVRQLLTQCLVSLGLYSLAATDYAVNYGVEFYPVGVLFIAMSLGILATSIVRYGLMGPYLLAATVAHEVATPLAAIGLHADELRNVLPALLRGYRLAVEHRLCADSLYPGQLDRLPTLASSIRRQVDTTSTVVEMSLASFTLDRLDRHGFAAYPIRACVDAAVDRFPFRPGERDRVSVGAIDPDLRFSGTDSLVIFVIFNLLKNALYAIDASGRGQIEIDAHRSNGYCVVRFSDTGPGIAPEVLPQIFDAFFSTKSHGCGAGMGLSFCRRACEALGGAIACESIPGVRTTFTIRLPEPGSPADQALRDPPAPTRHYRIG, from the coding sequence ATGTACTCGATCTTGCCCGCGTTCGTCTCTGCGCTGTTTCTCGGGTTCGGCCTCTACGTGCTGGCCACCAAGGGCCTCACGCGGGTATCCGTCCCGTTCGTCTTGATGTGCGCGGCGACCTTCGTCTGGCAGGGAACATGGGCCTTCCTGTTCCAGACGACCGACGCGGACGTCGCCAACTTGCTGGTCAAGGCAGGTTATCTGTTCATCCTTTTCCTGCCGACGACCTTCTATCATTTCGTGACGGAGATCGTGTCGCGTCGGGACGAGCGGCCGTTCATGTTCGCCTCCTACGGCCTCTGCGTGCTGCTGGCCATATTGCTGGTCACGGGCAATGGGGTCGTCGATGGATTCCGCCTGCATTTCTTCGGCCCGTATCCCAAGGCGGGCCCACTGCATCCGCTGCACGTCGTGCAGACCGTCCTCCTGGTCGGCCGCAGCGGCTGGCTCCTGATCGAGGCACGACGACAGACGCGCGCGCGGGATGTCCGGCAACTGCTCACGCAATGTCTCGTCAGCCTGGGCCTCTACTCGCTCGCGGCCACCGACTACGCGGTGAACTACGGCGTCGAGTTCTATCCGGTGGGGGTACTGTTCATTGCGATGAGTCTCGGGATTCTCGCGACGTCGATCGTCCGCTATGGCCTGATGGGCCCCTATCTCCTGGCCGCGACGGTCGCGCACGAAGTGGCCACGCCGCTGGCGGCGATCGGCCTGCATGCGGACGAGCTGCGCAACGTCCTGCCGGCGCTGCTGCGCGGGTATCGGCTGGCGGTGGAGCACCGGTTGTGCGCCGACAGCTTGTATCCGGGGCAGCTGGACCGGCTGCCGACGCTCGCATCGTCGATCCGGCGCCAGGTCGACACCACGAGTACCGTGGTCGAAATGTCCCTGGCGTCCTTTACGCTGGACCGCCTCGATCGCCACGGCTTCGCGGCCTATCCGATACGGGCCTGTGTCGACGCCGCGGTGGATCGCTTTCCCTTCCGTCCGGGGGAACGCGACCGCGTGTCGGTCGGCGCGATCGATCCGGACCTCCGGTTCTCCGGAACCGACTCGCTCGTGATCTTCGTCATCTTCAACCTGCTGAAAAACGCCCTGTATGCGATCGACGCAAGCGGCCGTGGGCAGATCGAGATCGACGCTCATCGCAGCAACGGTTACTGCGTGGTGCGTTTCAGCGACACGGGCCCGGGCATCGCTCCCGAGGTGCTCCCTCAAATCTTCGACGCCTTCTTCTCGACCAAGTCGCACGGGTGCGGCGCCGGCATGGGCTTGAGCTTCTGTCGTCGCGCATGCGAAGCGCTCGGCGGCGCCATCGCGTGTGAATCCATCCCCGGCGTGCGGACCACGTTCACGATTCGGCTGCCGGAGCCCGGTTCGCCGGCGGACCAGGCATTGCGCGATCCACCGGCGCCCACCCGGCACTATCGCATCGGGTAA
- a CDS encoding Tn3 family transposase, with protein MDHWRLAYLGIRQVPRELSEFELATFFTFSKRERVAIDSRRTDLFRLAVALHIGFLRMTGRPLGSYKQIPTVLWRHLGRQLNVKPPDLGTLRSLYDRNLKTLSDHQRFARDAINFRAVAEHQRRYVIRWLKEQLTGRPERGQLTNDLKRWFYDHRIVIPPERMLRQFVVQAVRDIEGQLHGALEHAVGMEKLESWARVLAQPHGEHSSLQRWLWAVPLRNSTHQMSEILDKVNLLTMHEVATRFPVECNDAMVRHYARRCASRPPSISKRIEPQSRRIEAACFMRYSLCVATDQVLEMLRRWALKVVNDTSREVDAMRMKAADQLREFALAVKALANDETLSREQLGEKLCLLADDVLQPHPTSRRSQIRQCLVRKRYYARNLLNRIVQLPFEAEGAHPVVDALSLLRALYRRRAYLLPDGVNIRLGRAWREAIDGYDRLRAMVAFEWATLFALRVALRNGSVFIDHSFSFRSQSHMLISAEQWKAKRNNHYGHLGLPQDPNEFLGPILEQLEQRLALLDDAVVNGSIRVDTAVHLDPMAAQDPDPQADQLRRQIFEAHPPGQFPEIILEIDSATRFSWTLLGREPRSRTELLMVYSAILAHGTSLTAADISRMVPEVSTEAIRQMMKRLADERMLRTAADAVLEFMHEHPIAAHWGRADLASSDMMSLETTRTIWRARADPRRRTASIGMYTHVLDRWGIFYDQPIILNERQAGAAIEGVVRQSATKDIAQLAVDTHGYTDFAMSVSRALGFDLCPRLSHLRDRRLHVPRSQVVPARLAGVTDRDVRLGLIVDVWDEFVRIAASIRSGQCTAVEAIARFGSAARGQAVYDGGVHIGRLFRSIFLIDYFTNASFRSELQHALNRGEAVHTVQRAIHIGRIPVELARRQESLAAVSSALTLLSNILMAWNTTHMQRALENIEASRGQPIATEQLRRIAPTHIEGINLRGTFNFPVSLYAKRILPSIAADNPISSTSRSA; from the coding sequence ATGGACCACTGGCGATTGGCTTATCTCGGGATCCGGCAGGTGCCGCGCGAGCTGAGCGAGTTCGAGCTCGCCACATTCTTCACGTTCTCCAAGCGGGAGCGTGTTGCCATTGATTCAAGACGCACCGATCTCTTTCGACTCGCGGTCGCATTGCACATCGGTTTTCTTCGCATGACCGGTCGGCCGCTCGGCTCGTACAAGCAGATTCCCACGGTTCTCTGGCGACATCTTGGACGACAGCTGAATGTGAAGCCGCCAGACCTTGGCACGTTACGTTCCCTTTACGATCGCAACCTCAAGACCTTATCCGACCACCAGCGCTTTGCTCGGGATGCCATCAATTTTCGAGCCGTCGCGGAACATCAACGTCGGTATGTCATCCGTTGGCTCAAAGAACAACTCACCGGCCGCCCCGAACGCGGCCAGTTGACGAACGATCTCAAACGTTGGTTCTACGACCATCGCATCGTGATACCACCGGAGCGCATGCTCAGGCAGTTTGTCGTCCAGGCCGTACGCGACATTGAGGGACAACTGCATGGCGCGCTCGAGCATGCCGTCGGTATGGAAAAACTCGAGAGTTGGGCGAGAGTACTGGCTCAGCCCCATGGAGAACATTCAAGTCTCCAGCGATGGCTGTGGGCCGTCCCGCTGCGCAACTCGACCCATCAGATGAGCGAGATCCTCGACAAAGTCAATTTGCTCACGATGCACGAGGTGGCAACGCGTTTTCCGGTTGAATGCAACGATGCCATGGTGCGCCACTACGCCCGCCGTTGTGCAAGTCGCCCGCCATCGATCAGCAAGCGAATCGAACCCCAAAGCCGACGAATCGAAGCCGCCTGCTTCATGCGGTATTCCCTCTGTGTTGCGACTGATCAGGTACTCGAGATGCTCCGGCGATGGGCACTGAAGGTTGTCAACGACACGTCACGTGAAGTGGATGCGATGCGGATGAAGGCCGCGGATCAACTCCGCGAGTTCGCGCTTGCCGTCAAAGCACTTGCCAATGATGAAACCCTCTCGCGCGAACAGCTCGGGGAGAAGCTTTGTCTGCTTGCAGACGATGTTTTGCAACCGCATCCCACCAGCCGTCGGAGCCAGATACGGCAGTGCTTGGTCCGAAAGCGGTACTACGCCCGTAACCTTTTGAATCGGATCGTGCAGCTGCCGTTCGAGGCCGAGGGCGCTCATCCTGTAGTCGATGCTCTCTCGTTACTACGTGCGCTATATCGACGTCGCGCTTATCTCCTGCCCGACGGGGTCAATATCAGGCTTGGGCGCGCGTGGCGCGAGGCGATCGATGGTTACGATCGGCTGCGGGCCATGGTTGCTTTCGAGTGGGCCACCCTCTTTGCGCTCCGTGTCGCCCTGCGCAACGGCTCGGTTTTCATCGACCACAGCTTCTCGTTCAGAAGTCAGTCGCATATGCTGATCTCGGCCGAGCAGTGGAAGGCGAAGCGGAACAATCACTATGGACACCTCGGCCTGCCCCAAGACCCGAACGAATTTCTCGGACCAATCCTTGAACAGCTCGAACAGCGCCTCGCACTACTCGATGATGCCGTGGTCAATGGTTCGATCCGAGTTGATACTGCTGTCCACCTCGACCCGATGGCTGCGCAGGATCCAGACCCACAAGCCGATCAACTTCGCCGTCAGATCTTCGAAGCTCATCCGCCAGGCCAATTTCCCGAGATCATCCTCGAGATCGATAGTGCGACACGCTTCAGTTGGACCCTGCTTGGACGCGAGCCGCGGTCGCGCACCGAGTTACTGATGGTGTATTCGGCGATCCTGGCTCACGGCACATCGCTGACGGCTGCTGATATTTCTCGGATGGTCCCGGAAGTGTCAACTGAGGCGATTCGTCAAATGATGAAGCGTCTCGCGGACGAACGAATGCTGCGTACAGCGGCCGACGCCGTCCTTGAATTCATGCACGAACACCCGATCGCCGCCCACTGGGGGCGAGCCGATCTAGCATCGTCCGACATGATGTCGCTGGAGACAACCCGGACGATTTGGCGAGCGCGTGCGGATCCACGTCGCCGGACTGCATCCATCGGGATGTACACGCATGTGCTGGATCGTTGGGGCATTTTCTACGACCAGCCAATCATCCTGAATGAGCGACAAGCAGGCGCAGCAATCGAGGGCGTCGTCCGGCAAAGCGCCACCAAGGACATAGCTCAACTCGCCGTCGATACCCACGGTTACACCGATTTCGCGATGAGCGTGTCCCGGGCACTTGGCTTTGATTTATGCCCTCGCCTGTCACACCTTCGTGACCGACGTCTTCACGTGCCTCGCAGTCAGGTTGTGCCGGCGCGGCTCGCAGGGGTCACGGATCGGGACGTCCGACTCGGCCTCATCGTTGACGTGTGGGACGAATTCGTGAGGATCGCCGCATCGATTCGCTCTGGCCAATGCACGGCTGTCGAAGCGATTGCGAGATTCGGATCTGCTGCTCGCGGGCAGGCTGTGTACGATGGCGGCGTTCACATCGGCCGCTTATTCAGAAGCATTTTTTTGATCGACTACTTCACCAATGCCTCTTTCCGGTCGGAGTTGCAACATGCCCTAAATCGGGGAGAAGCGGTGCATACCGTGCAACGCGCAATTCACATCGGTCGCATTCCGGTGGAGCTAGCTCGGCGCCAGGAATCGCTCGCGGCAGTGTCATCGGCGTTGACCCTGCTCTCGAACATCTTGATGGCCTGGAACACCACCCATATGCAACGAGCCCTGGAGAACATCGAAGCTAGCCGGGGGCAGCCGATCGCGACCGAGCAACTCCGGCGAATCGCCCCAACTCATATCGAGGGCATCAACTTGCGCGGAACCTTCAATTTTCCCGTGTCGCTGTATGCAAAGCGGATTTTGCCGAGCATCGCGGCCGACAACCCCATTTCGTCAACCAGTCGGAGCGCCTAA
- a CDS encoding response regulator, with protein sequence MQTFVRQPVLYPVSVVFVDDNPDFLQALRGAFPDEHLNRFFTQPRVALDFVSSRDVEMPPTAADYFGAEKKGGNAIGEDALTDPARFEAVGAVVVDFSMPEVDGIQLLSSIRNANCMKILLTGVADEREAVDAFNAGLIDCFLKKTDVEMPRKLATVLDNAKRKHCAARGHISLHEAGSTYRDPRIVKLIDEVAAREGIVEYYWRPNQDAVLMFDAAGAPSVFLAWNEEDWSFHCDIVADANGPAELRQGMEARSIMPLFWPSQAYRPGLADVKCAAPLPVPGWNGTFYSWTRLDDTATEHELPTLAKWRHA encoded by the coding sequence ATGCAAACCTTCGTCAGGCAGCCGGTGCTCTATCCCGTGTCCGTGGTGTTTGTCGACGACAATCCGGATTTCCTGCAGGCGCTGCGGGGCGCATTTCCGGACGAACACCTGAACCGCTTTTTTACACAACCCCGGGTGGCGCTCGACTTCGTGTCGTCGCGTGACGTGGAGATGCCGCCAACGGCCGCGGACTATTTCGGTGCGGAGAAAAAAGGCGGCAATGCGATCGGCGAGGATGCGCTCACCGATCCCGCCCGATTCGAGGCGGTGGGCGCGGTGGTCGTGGACTTTTCAATGCCGGAGGTCGACGGCATCCAGCTTCTTTCCTCCATCCGCAACGCAAACTGCATGAAAATCCTGCTCACCGGCGTTGCCGACGAGCGCGAGGCGGTGGACGCGTTCAACGCGGGACTGATCGATTGCTTTCTGAAGAAAACCGACGTCGAGATGCCACGCAAGCTGGCAACCGTGCTGGACAACGCGAAGCGCAAGCACTGCGCGGCTCGCGGGCACATCAGCCTGCATGAAGCAGGGTCGACCTACCGCGATCCGAGGATCGTCAAACTGATCGACGAGGTGGCCGCGCGGGAAGGCATCGTCGAATACTACTGGCGCCCCAATCAGGACGCGGTGCTGATGTTCGACGCCGCGGGCGCGCCGAGTGTATTTCTCGCCTGGAACGAAGAGGATTGGTCGTTTCACTGCGATATCGTGGCCGACGCGAACGGTCCGGCGGAATTGCGCCAAGGCATGGAGGCGCGCAGCATCATGCCGCTGTTCTGGCCATCGCAGGCCTATCGGCCCGGCCTCGCCGACGTCAAATGCGCGGCGCCCCTGCCCGTTCCGGGATGGAACGGCACGTTTTACAGCTGGACCCGTCTGGACGATACGGCCACCGAACACGAGCTGCCCACGTTGGCGAAATGGCGTCACGCTTGA
- a CDS encoding acyl-CoA thioesterase: protein MLTQDAILHVLSNETAHQSEKTFHHVVDIYLKDSNAFMNTYFARYFEWQGVCRERWFHECIHNNLLAAGGSFVTKRAHQEYVQETFPFQRVDCFLNTFEVRQCSAYLLFRFYVDGRQVSLGYQQIVFAGPDKRISRFPAGIIERVKAYELILPSAAN from the coding sequence ATGTTGACGCAAGACGCGATTCTTCACGTCCTTTCCAACGAAACGGCACATCAGTCCGAAAAAACCTTCCACCACGTGGTCGACATTTACCTCAAGGATTCCAATGCCTTCATGAATACCTATTTCGCACGCTACTTCGAATGGCAGGGCGTGTGCCGTGAACGCTGGTTTCACGAATGCATCCACAACAACCTGCTGGCGGCCGGCGGGTCGTTCGTGACGAAGCGCGCGCATCAGGAATACGTCCAGGAGACGTTTCCGTTCCAGCGGGTCGACTGCTTCCTCAATACGTTCGAGGTTCGGCAGTGTTCGGCGTATCTGCTGTTTCGCTTCTACGTCGACGGGCGACAGGTGTCGCTGGGGTACCAGCAGATCGTGTTTGCCGGTCCAGACAAGCGGATCAGCCGGTTTCCGGCGGGCATCATCGAGCGCGTCAAGGCGTATGAACTGATCCTGCCGTCCGCCGCGAACTGA
- a CDS encoding DUF1003 domain-containing protein, whose protein sequence is MRKPAELAEKFFGVPYESLDERTKNVAHLISERKHIARDPTKELDAAATRGQRAADAVAAFGGSWIFITCFVVVMVAWVSLNSLILATYSKAFDPYPYILLNLFLSMLAAIQAPIILMAQNRQSYKDRVSAEHDYEINLKAELEIMLLHEKLDGLREEQWTELLNMQKEQMAALKNLLESGRT, encoded by the coding sequence ATGCGTAAACCTGCGGAGCTTGCCGAAAAATTCTTTGGCGTCCCCTATGAATCATTGGACGAGCGCACGAAGAATGTTGCACATCTCATCTCGGAGCGAAAGCACATCGCGAGAGACCCCACGAAAGAACTGGATGCAGCGGCAACGCGCGGCCAGCGCGCAGCGGATGCCGTTGCCGCCTTCGGCGGGTCGTGGATATTCATCACGTGCTTTGTCGTCGTCATGGTCGCCTGGGTCAGTCTGAATTCGCTGATTCTGGCAACGTACAGCAAGGCCTTCGATCCTTACCCGTATATCCTGCTCAACCTGTTTCTCTCGATGCTGGCAGCTATCCAGGCACCCATTATCCTGATGGCGCAGAACCGGCAGTCATACAAGGACCGGGTCTCTGCCGAACACGATTACGAAATCAATCTGAAGGCCGAACTCGAGATCATGTTGCTCCATGAAAAATTGGACGGGTTGCGCGAGGAGCAATGGACTGAATTGCTGAACATGCAGAAGGAACAAATGGCGGCGCTGAAGAACCTGCTCGAGTCTGGCAGGACGTGA